In Hippocampus zosterae strain Florida chromosome 3, ASM2543408v3, whole genome shotgun sequence, a genomic segment contains:
- the mlc1 gene encoding membrane protein MLC1 has product MQREEVSAREEFTYSPMSTLERGSGSLGRRGSRGMERRVDRGEQDVSERDSYTVDVRASDLQLAQPEPRKHPCFSYRAWLYSVLIGGSLLITSGFSLYLGNRFPVAMDYLRCAAGSGIPAAIASFAIAKNRHISVSDFQVVYVSTFAVTTTCLVWFGCKLVLSPSAVNINFNLILMILLEVLMATTVILSARSGEDCCCHRKSETNQQTLVTTLAVFPTRLLKAYSVIEVIVGISAVFGGIIALNMDALLPGPYLSVTFFWILVACFPSAIASHVVSEYPNKCLVEVLIAISSVTSPLLFSASGFLSCSVISFIDIFLHEVPTAKQSYDILLLILLVLLLVQAILNSATVVHCASYKSQLRLRATQQSDDNMGTSSQYCGQPSNGVLQNFTKDRTPKAVMVQITH; this is encoded by the exons ATGCAGCGCGAGGAGGTGTCGGCACGAGAGGAGTTCACCTATAGCCCCATGTCCACTCTGGAAAGAGGCAGTGGCTCGCTGGGAAGACGAGGTAGCAGGGGAATGGAGAGGAGAGTGGACAGGGGGGAGCAGGATGTGTCCGAGCGGGACAGCTACACTGTGGATGTGAGGGCCAGTGACCTGCAGCTGGCCCAGCCGGAGCCTCGAAAGCACCCCTGCTTCAGCTACAGGGCCTGGCTCTACAGCGTCCTCATAGGG GGCAGTCTTCTCATCACCTCTGGGTTCTCTTTGTACCTGGGAAATCGCTTTCCTGTTGCCATGGACTACCTGCGCTGTGCTGCAGGCTCA GGCATACCAGCAGCAATTGCTAGCTTTGCTATTGCCAAGAACAGACATATTTCA GTGTCCGATTTCCAGGTGGTCTATGTGTCAACTTTTGCAGTAACGACCACCTGTCTGGTTTGGTTTGGATGTAAACTGGTCCTCAGCCCTTCAGCTGTCAAT ATCAACTTCAATCTCATCTTGATGATTTTGCTAGAGGTGTTGATGGCTACGACTGTCATCCTGTCAGCTCGCTCCGGAGAGGACTGCTGCTGCCACAGAAAG TCTGAGACAAACCAACAAACTTTGGTTACAACCCTTGCAGTATTCCCCACTCGTCTCCTCAAAGCCTACTCT GTGATCGAAGTCATTGTAGGAATCTCCGCTGTGTTTGGAGGTATTATTGCGCTCAACATGGATGCATTGCTGCCCGGCCCCTACTTGTCCGTCACATTTTTCTGGATACTTGTGGCT TGTTTTCCAAGTGCAATCGCCAGTCATGTTGTGTCAGAATACCCGAACAAATGCCTG GTGGAGGTGCTGATCGCCATCAGCAGTGTGACATCTCCTCTCCTCTTTTCAGCCTCCGGCTTCCTCTCTTGTAGTGTGATCAGctttattgacatttttctaCACGAAGTGCCGACAGCCAAG CAATCCTACGACATCTTGCTGCTGATTCTGCTGGTGTTATTGCTGGTGCAGGCCATTTTAAATTCCGCCACCGTGGTGCACTGTGCCTCCTACAAGAGTCAGCTACGCTTGAGGGCAACACAACAGAGTGATGACAACATGGGAACTTCCAGCCAGTACTGTGGG CAACCATCCAATGGAGTGCTGCAGAACTTCACTAAAGACAGAACCCCAAAGGCAGTTATGGTGCAAATCACTCACTGA
- the panx2 gene encoding pannexin-2 — MQNILDQNLDMATALLAGEKLKELILPGSSQDERGGALASLMVQLKLELPFDRVVTIGTVIIPILLVTLVFTRNFAEESIYCYTPHNFTRDQALYARGYCWTELRDAAPGVEPHLWPSLFEHKFLPYALLAFAGIMYIPALGWEFLASTRLTSELNFLLQEIDNCYHRAAEGRAPKIEKQIQSKGPGISERERREIIENAEKEKSPEQNLFEKYLERRGQSNFLAKIYLARHLAIICLSSIPISYLSAYYARQRQNEFTCALGELPDISSYSELKLRVNCKLPAVQLQRIMAAVDIALLCTMNLIILLNLLHLFVVRKSNFVFDKLHKVGIKTRRRWQKSPFCDINILAMFCNENRDHIKSLNRLDFITNESDLMYDNVVRQLLAALAQSNHDATPTVRDSGIQTIDPNMDPSDLGVRDMPSEPLVIKRPRKKIKWIPTSNPLPQSFKEPLTLTRLENNAKPEKPKPLRRKTVADSFIAPLLDTKSTQYPATKDLSGIEKKHTRNFSLDVHPYMLTIRKPKVEITTTDPLPSEHNMDTVYLEGTHTIVHVSSAITENKVCSPESTTAFSTVTLPTSTYVNGGSPNPPSSEDPLCPKPSPPPSEPVTQEESLESQPPTLTRAPTHQLLSIHHTLFEEEEEEENRRDRLAGRPGELIVAGEC, encoded by the exons ATGCAGAACATCCTTGACCAAAACTTAGACATGGCAACAGCTCTACTAGCTGGTGAGAAGCTGAAGGAGCTCATCCTGCCGGGCTCGTCGCAAGATGAGAGGGGCGGTGCATTGGCCAGTTTAATGGTGCAGCTCAAACTGGAGCTGCCCTTTGATCGCGTTGTCACGATAGGGACAGTGATTATCCCCATTCTGCTGGTCACCCTTGTCTTCACCAGGAACTTTGCAG AGGAGTCCATATACTGTTACACACCACACAACTTCACCAGAGACCAGGCACTGTACGCAAGAGGCTACTGCTGGACAGAGCTGCGTGATGCTGCACCTGGTGTGGAGCCTCACCTCTGGCCTTCACTATTTGAGCACAAGTTTCTACCTTATGCCCTTCTGGCCTTTGCTGGTATTATGTACATCCCCGCTCTGGGTTGGGAGTTTCTTGCCTCTACCCGGCTCACGTCAGAGCTCAATTTCCTGCTTCAAGAGATTGATAACTGCTATCACAGAGCTGCTGAGGGCCGCGCCCCAAAGATTGAGAAGCAGATTCAATCCAAAGGACCTGGCATCAGTGAGAGGGAGAGAAGAGAGATCATTGAGAATGCAGAGAAAGAGAAGAGTCCTGAGCAAAACCTTTTTGAGAAATATTTAGAAAGACGGGGCCAGAGTAACTTTTTGGCAAAGATTTACTTGGCACGTCACCTGGCTATCATCTGCCTCAGTTCCATCCCTATTTCCTACCTGAGCGCTTACTATGCCCGACAAAGACAGAACGAATTTACCTGTGCTCTTGGGGAGCTCCCGGACATTAGTAGTTATTCCGAGCTCAAGCTTCGGGTCAACTGCAAGCTGCCTGCTGTGCAGTTGCAACGAATCATGGCAGCAGTCGATATCGCTCTGCTCTGCACCATGAACCTTATTATCCTGCTTAATTTGCTGCATTTATTTGTAGTGCGTAAGTCCAACTTTGTATTTGACAAGTTACATAAAGTGGGTATCAAGACACGCCGTCGTTGGCAGAAGTCTCCGTTCTGTGACATCAACATCTTGGCCATGTTTTGTAATGAGAACAGAGATCACATCAAGTCCCTCAACAGGCTTGACTTCATCACCAATGAGAGCGACCTCATGTATGATAATGTGGTCCGACAGCTGTTGGCTGCTCTAGCACAGTCCAACCACGATGCAACACCCACTGTGAGGGACTCTGGGATCCAAACAATAGATCCAAACATGGATCCCTCTGATCTCGGAGTGAGAGATATGCCTTCTGAGCCGCTTGTCATCAAACGACCCCGCAAGAAGATTAAATGGATCCCAACCTCTAATCCTCTTCCGCAGTCTTTCAAA GAACCTCTTACTCTGACACGTTTGGAAAATAATGCCAAGCCCGAAAAACCCAAACCTCTCAGACGAAAGACGGTAGCGGACAGTTTCATTGCGCCACTTCTGGATACAAAGAGCACACAGTATCCTGCAACAAAAG ATTTAAGTGGGATAGAGAAAAAGCACACTCGGAACTTCTCTCTGGATGTTCATCCATACATGCTGACCATTCGTAAACCAAAGGTGGAGATCACAACCACAGACCCTCTTCCCTCAGAGCACAACATGGATACTGTATACCTTGAAGGCACACACACTATTGTTCACGTTTCCAGTGCAATTACAG AGAACAAAGTTTGCTCTCCAGAATCAACCACTGCCTTTTCAACAGTGACCCTGCCTACCAGCACATATGTCAATGGTGGCAGCCCCAACCCACCATCGAGTGAGGATCCCCTCTGTCCCAAAccatctcctcctccaagcGAACCTGTCACACAGGAGGAGAGTCTTGAGTCTCAGCCACCAACACTCACCAGAGCACCTACACACCAGCTGCTGAGTATTCATCATACTCTCtttgaggaagaagaggaggaggaaaaccgTAGAGACAGGCTTGCAGGGCGACCCGGGGAACTCATTGTTGCAGGGGAATGTTAA